The Austwickia sp. genome includes a region encoding these proteins:
- a CDS encoding CBS domain-containing protein, with protein sequence MRISDVLKGKGDSSVATIRPDDDVSALLALLASRGIGAVVVSDDGATIAGIVSERDIVRRLADRPDSLHAAVRDIMTVEVITCTPETTVEELSGEMTQRRIRHIPVVRGGQMIGLVSIGDVVKHRIGQLQAEAEHLAGYLHQ encoded by the coding sequence ATGCGCATCTCCGATGTTCTTAAAGGCAAGGGCGATTCGTCCGTGGCGACGATCCGTCCCGACGACGACGTCTCGGCCCTGCTCGCTCTGCTCGCCAGCCGCGGCATCGGCGCCGTGGTCGTCAGCGACGACGGCGCGACGATCGCCGGCATCGTCAGCGAGCGGGACATCGTGCGTCGCCTCGCCGACCGGCCGGACTCCCTGCACGCGGCCGTGCGCGACATCATGACCGTCGAGGTCATCACCTGCACCCCCGAGACCACGGTCGAGGAGCTGTCGGGCGAGATGACCCAGCGCCGCATCCGGCACATCCCCGTCGTCCGGGGCGGCCAGATGATCGGTCTGGTGAGCATCGGGGACGTCGTCAAGCACCGGATCGGGCAGCTGCAGGCGGAGGCCGAGCACCTCGCCGGCTACCTTCACCAGTGA